From Desulfobacterales bacterium, the proteins below share one genomic window:
- a CDS encoding CBS domain-containing protein, giving the protein MQLITTHRSTDFDAFASLVAGTLLYRGAIPLLPKFINPNVKAFSSIHKDLFEMHSIDDVDFSAVEKLIVVDTNRWGRLEKMDGLKDRPDLDIDIWDHHEESTDLNPKWTCQEQTGATITLMIREIKKRRIKLTPMQATLFLIGLYEDTGSLTFTSTTAEDVHAAAYLFDNNADLTVLNTFLQPGYGIKQKDILFEMLKSPPREKIGNCSVSINTVHIAGHINNLSLVVHMYREILNLDAAFGIFVHDDNDKCIIIGRSAVDAIDIGSIMRSMGGGGHPGAGSAMLKSVNPDALYEWIIELLQGNQQGSVQVSDLMSYPVITVASDTPMEKVAEILGTEGCTGVPVVDNDQLVGVISRRDFRKVKGETRMKSPVKAFMSTKNITIAPESSPIEAARLMVKHDIGRLPVVKNDRIIGIISRSDAMLYFYDIFPMTAG; this is encoded by the coding sequence ATGCAATTAATCACCACACACCGAAGTACCGATTTTGACGCGTTTGCCTCGCTGGTGGCGGGCACCCTGCTTTACCGGGGGGCGATTCCCCTGCTGCCGAAATTTATCAATCCGAACGTCAAGGCCTTCTCCTCCATCCATAAGGATCTGTTTGAGATGCACAGCATTGATGATGTGGATTTCAGCGCAGTTGAAAAGCTGATCGTTGTGGATACCAACCGGTGGGGTCGGCTTGAAAAAATGGATGGGTTAAAGGATCGGCCGGATCTGGACATCGACATATGGGATCATCACGAGGAGTCGACTGATCTGAACCCAAAATGGACATGCCAGGAGCAGACCGGCGCCACCATTACGCTCATGATCCGGGAAATCAAAAAGCGCCGCATCAAGTTAACCCCCATGCAGGCAACCCTTTTTCTGATCGGGCTTTATGAGGATACCGGCAGTTTAACTTTTACCTCGACCACGGCCGAGGATGTGCATGCAGCCGCCTATCTGTTCGATAATAATGCGGACTTAACGGTTTTAAATACATTTCTGCAGCCTGGATACGGCATCAAACAGAAAGACATCCTGTTTGAAATGTTAAAATCCCCGCCCCGGGAAAAAATCGGCAACTGCAGCGTAAGCATCAACACGGTCCATATAGCCGGACACATCAACAACCTTTCCCTGGTGGTACACATGTACCGGGAAATTTTAAATCTGGATGCCGCGTTCGGCATATTCGTACACGATGATAACGACAAGTGCATTATCATCGGCAGAAGTGCGGTGGATGCCATTGATATCGGCTCCATCATGCGCAGCATGGGGGGCGGCGGCCACCCCGGCGCGGGTTCGGCCATGCTGAAATCCGTAAACCCGGATGCCTTGTATGAATGGATCATCGAGCTGCTACAGGGCAACCAGCAGGGCAGCGTTCAGGTCAGCGACCTGATGTCCTATCCGGTGATCACCGTGGCATCAGATACCCCCATGGAGAAAGTCGCTGAAATACTTGGCACCGAAGGCTGCACCGGTGTGCCGGTGGTTGACAATGATCAACTGGTCGGCGTGATTTCCCGCCGGGATTTTCGAAAGGTAAAAGGCGAGACACGAATGAAAAGCCCGGTCAAAGCCTTTATGAGCACCAAAAACATCACCATCGCCCCTGAAAGCAGCCCCATCGAGGCGGCGCGGCTGATGGTAAAACACGACATCGGACGGCTTCCGGTCGTGAAAAATGATCGGATTATCGGGATTATTTCAAGGTCCGATGCGATGCTGTATTTCTACGATATTTTCCCCATGACTGCCGGATAA
- the elbB gene encoding isoprenoid biosynthesis glyoxalase ElbB, whose product MKTIGILLSGCGVYDGVEIHEAVLTLLALDRKGAKVVCMAPDIDQYHVVDHLTGEATEEKRNVLIESARITRGEIRNMKSVQASELDALIMPGGFGAAKNLSDFANKGKDAKPLPEVSRIISEMADAGKPIGAICISPAVVVSVLSQKHPEVTIGSDLGTADAIEGMGGVHKACTVDQIHIDGKNKIVTTPAYMLGPGIKEVAAGIEKLVDAVLELA is encoded by the coding sequence ATGAAAACGATTGGGATCTTATTGTCCGGATGCGGCGTATATGATGGCGTGGAAATCCATGAAGCCGTGCTGACCCTTCTGGCGCTGGATCGGAAAGGGGCTAAGGTTGTTTGCATGGCGCCGGATATTGATCAGTATCATGTGGTTGATCACTTAACGGGTGAGGCAACCGAGGAAAAACGGAACGTGCTGATTGAATCCGCGCGGATCACCCGGGGGGAAATCCGCAACATGAAATCCGTTCAGGCCTCCGAACTGGATGCGCTGATTATGCCGGGCGGATTTGGCGCGGCCAAAAACCTGAGCGATTTTGCAAACAAGGGCAAGGATGCCAAGCCCCTGCCCGAGGTATCGCGGATCATTTCTGAAATGGCGGATGCCGGCAAACCGATTGGGGCCATATGCATTTCACCGGCGGTGGTGGTCAGTGTATTGTCACAGAAACATCCGGAAGTCACCATCGGCAGCGATCTGGGCACAGCCGACGCCATCGAAGGCATGGGCGGGGTTCACAAGGCCTGCACGGTGGATCAGATCCACATTGATGGAAAAAATAAAATCGTGACCACCCCGGCTTATATGCTCGGCCCGGGCATTAAGGAGGTCGCGGCAGGCATCGAAAAGCTCGTTGATGCCGTGCTGGAGCTTGCTTAA
- a CDS encoding radical SAM protein, with the protein MNTELSSIEPFEIAFIRPPTENQSLAFRLTRNCYWNHCAFCPVYKFGSRFSKRTFEAVQKDIQHAAKLDQLLDAQGGWDADLFPKTGRAGYQDAAQLIDRINAARKQAGREAAPTANAPHPSVAGDPVLSWFLQWVKEAPTIEDAVNHLLAWRMAGKTNCFLGDADALILKPRFVDAVISEIKTHFPSIERFTVYGRTATAARLRSLDDLGAYRKSGLDRVHFGIESGADRVLKFVKKGETREDHIEGCQKTKSAGLSCSVYVMPGLGGVEWSEENARETASVLSEIEPDYIRLRSLEIFPQTPLAEARDNGDFTEADEDQVVKEIRTLVSEIQGNTMLLSDSASNLLDINGHLPADRESMLKRIDAYLDMPERERRLYSFKSRINAFEGQYGGLSEDIYNALSPYIKGGGLDLDEIPSGEVQRITKHIRAKLMP; encoded by the coding sequence ATGAATACAGAATTATCAAGCATTGAACCATTTGAAATCGCTTTTATCCGACCGCCTACGGAGAATCAGAGCCTGGCCTTCCGGTTAACCAGGAATTGTTACTGGAACCACTGCGCATTCTGCCCGGTCTACAAATTTGGCTCCCGATTTTCAAAACGGACTTTCGAAGCGGTTCAAAAAGATATACAGCATGCAGCCAAGCTGGACCAATTGCTTGATGCACAGGGGGGCTGGGATGCGGATCTATTCCCCAAAACGGGGCGGGCCGGGTATCAGGATGCTGCGCAGTTGATTGACCGGATCAACGCGGCCCGAAAGCAGGCCGGCCGTGAGGCAGCCCCGACGGCCAATGCGCCGCATCCATCTGTTGCCGGTGATCCTGTTCTCTCCTGGTTTCTGCAGTGGGTAAAAGAGGCGCCCACCATCGAAGACGCGGTTAATCATCTGCTGGCCTGGCGCATGGCCGGAAAAACAAATTGTTTTCTGGGGGATGCGGACGCCCTGATTTTAAAACCCCGGTTTGTGGATGCGGTGATATCCGAGATCAAAACGCATTTCCCGTCTATTGAACGATTTACGGTTTACGGCCGGACCGCCACGGCCGCCCGGTTAAGAAGTCTCGATGACCTGGGGGCTTATCGGAAATCCGGCCTGGACCGGGTGCATTTCGGGATTGAGAGCGGCGCCGACCGGGTTTTAAAATTCGTGAAAAAAGGCGAAACCCGCGAAGACCATATTGAGGGCTGCCAGAAAACCAAATCCGCCGGTCTTTCCTGCTCGGTTTATGTCATGCCGGGCCTGGGCGGGGTGGAATGGTCAGAAGAAAATGCTCGTGAAACGGCTTCCGTGCTCTCCGAGATTGAACCTGACTACATCCGCTTGCGGTCCTTGGAGATTTTTCCGCAAACCCCGCTGGCCGAGGCCCGGGATAACGGTGATTTTACCGAAGCGGATGAGGATCAGGTGGTTAAGGAAATCCGTACCCTGGTTTCAGAAATTCAGGGAAATACCATGCTCTTAAGCGACAGCGCCTCAAACCTGCTCGACATCAATGGGCATCTGCCGGCGGACCGGGAGTCTATGCTCAAACGGATCGACGCATATCTCGATATGCCTGAGCGTGAACGCCGGCTTTACAGTTTCAAATCTCGAATAAACGCGTTTGAAGGCCAATACGGCGGGCTGTCCGAGGACATCTACAATGCGTTAAGCCCATATATCAAGGGCGGCGGGCTGGATCTGGATGAAATCCCAAGCGGCGAGGTACAGCGCATCACCAAACACATCCGGGCGAAGTTGATGCCTTAG
- a CDS encoding HD domain-containing phosphohydrolase → MPNASSKKEEPLYNSRIINSYIKLIKRKYPSVNIREMLDYAAMKPQEVDDQGHWFTQTQVDRFYEQAVALTGNENIAREAGRYAASPDSIGAMRQYVLGLSTPARVYELIGKTTQNFTRSSKYESRLISPNKVEIIVSPHEGTVEKPFQCENRKGFFEAILMVFNNKPPQIEHPECMFRGHKACRYIITWEKNFNAYYKILRNYLILLMLIVALVSIAMLPLKSWVLLVAALTIAMLGTTLIGEYLDKKSLKAAMQNLQEASDQLVNQIEINYNNRLVTREIGQIINRRYNLEDVLKEVVAVLKHRLDFDRGMIMLANPQKTQLKFWGGFGYTDDQLQFLRRLSFHLDNPSSKGAFVISFREQKPFLINNINEIQDTLSERSVNFAKKMGGKSFICCPIICDEESIGIFAVDNIRSKRLLVHSDVSLLMGISHFIGIFIRHTEHLEARQNQLKSILKVLVSSIDARDTVTKGHSEWVAEYSVGICDQLGLNKDYREMIRIAALLHDYGKLGIPDSMLKKADKLTEYEYEYVKLHVDKTKEILSEINFEGSLKEVPEIAGAHHEKMDGSGYPMGLKGEEIPFGGRIIAVADYFEALTANRYYSEPMPPAKALDMLIENNGTFFDKQIVNAFIQYYMRVYGDTVRSVRTKVS, encoded by the coding sequence ATGCCTAATGCCTCGTCCAAAAAGGAAGAGCCTTTATATAACAGCCGGATTATAAACTCCTATATCAAGCTGATCAAGCGGAAATACCCTTCTGTAAATATACGCGAAATGCTTGACTATGCCGCCATGAAGCCGCAGGAGGTTGATGATCAGGGGCATTGGTTCACCCAGACGCAGGTTGATCGATTCTATGAACAGGCTGTCGCCCTGACGGGAAATGAAAATATCGCCCGGGAAGCGGGGCGCTATGCCGCTTCTCCTGACTCCATCGGGGCGATGCGTCAATATGTTTTGGGTTTGTCCACCCCGGCAAGAGTATATGAATTAATCGGCAAGACAACACAGAATTTTACCCGCTCTTCCAAATATGAGTCCCGCCTGATTTCTCCCAACAAAGTCGAAATCATTGTCTCTCCCCATGAAGGCACAGTCGAAAAGCCCTTCCAGTGTGAAAACAGGAAAGGGTTTTTTGAAGCCATACTCATGGTTTTTAACAACAAGCCCCCTCAAATTGAACATCCTGAATGCATGTTTCGGGGGCACAAGGCATGCCGCTATATTATTACATGGGAAAAGAATTTTAATGCCTATTACAAAATTCTCCGGAACTATCTAATTCTTTTAATGCTGATCGTTGCGCTGGTATCCATAGCCATGCTGCCATTGAAAAGCTGGGTCCTGCTGGTAGCTGCTTTGACGATTGCAATGCTCGGCACCACGCTGATCGGCGAATACCTTGATAAAAAAAGTTTAAAAGCCGCCATGCAGAATCTTCAAGAGGCAAGTGATCAGCTGGTCAATCAAATTGAAATTAATTACAACAATCGACTGGTGACCAGAGAAATCGGTCAGATCATTAACCGGCGCTATAACCTTGAGGATGTACTTAAAGAAGTGGTGGCGGTTTTAAAGCATCGTCTTGATTTTGACCGCGGTATGATTATGCTGGCCAATCCCCAAAAAACCCAGCTCAAATTCTGGGGCGGATTCGGCTACACGGATGATCAATTGCAGTTTTTAAGACGCCTTTCGTTTCACCTGGACAATCCATCCTCCAAAGGTGCTTTTGTTATTTCATTCCGCGAACAAAAGCCGTTTTTAATTAATAATATTAATGAAATTCAGGATACCCTGTCCGAACGAAGTGTAAATTTTGCAAAAAAAATGGGCGGCAAATCCTTTATTTGCTGTCCAATTATTTGTGATGAGGAAAGCATCGGTATTTTTGCTGTTGATAACATCCGATCCAAGCGATTGCTGGTCCATAGTGATGTCAGTCTATTAATGGGGATTTCCCATTTTATCGGAATTTTTATCCGTCATACCGAGCACCTGGAAGCCCGGCAGAATCAGTTGAAGTCGATTTTAAAAGTATTGGTTTCCAGCATTGACGCCCGAGATACAGTCACAAAAGGGCATTCCGAATGGGTGGCTGAATATTCCGTCGGCATATGCGATCAACTCGGACTGAACAAGGACTACCGGGAGATGATTCGGATTGCCGCTTTGCTTCATGATTACGGCAAACTCGGCATTCCGGATTCCATGCTGAAGAAAGCGGATAAACTGACCGAATACGAATACGAGTATGTGAAACTGCATGTTGATAAGACCAAAGAAATCCTGTCCGAAATCAATTTTGAGGGATCTTTAAAGGAGGTTCCGGAAATTGCCGGTGCCCATCATGAAAAGATGGATGGGTCTGGCTATCCGATGGGCCTAAAGGGCGAAGAGATACCTTTTGGCGGCCGGATTATTGCGGTTGCCGACTATTTTGAGGCATTAACGGCCAACCGCTACTACAGTGAACCCATGCCACCGGCAAAAGCATTGGATATGCTTATCGAAAACAACGGCACTTTCTTTGACAAGCAGATTGTAAATGCGTTTATTCAATATTATATGAGGGTTTATGGCGATACTGTGCGCTCAGTCAGAACCAAAGTGTCATGA
- a CDS encoding class I SAM-dependent methyltransferase — protein MLAYKYLMENDKEAIRMDMKTDPVVIEKQAVRAGIQPNMRIADIGCGPGKTTYYLSRLIIPHGTAVGLDNSGERIAYAKKHYSGDNIDFICRDVHEPLTDIGQFDFIWVRFVLEYYKSTSFDIVKKLTDILKPGGILCLIDLDLNSMNHYALPQNLENSLHGMIQALEDERDFDPYAGRKLYSFLYDLNYTHINIDIKAHHMIYGKLQEKDEFNWITKVMVAGKNSGYDFYKDFKDGFDGFYASFKRFFTDPRRFTYTPVIACCGRKPVLQFS, from the coding sequence ATGCTTGCCTACAAATATCTCATGGAAAATGATAAAGAAGCCATTCGCATGGACATGAAAACCGATCCCGTGGTGATCGAAAAGCAGGCCGTGAGGGCAGGTATTCAGCCGAATATGCGAATCGCGGACATTGGTTGCGGCCCGGGCAAGACGACCTATTACCTGAGCCGGTTGATTATTCCGCATGGAACGGCTGTTGGATTGGATAATTCCGGCGAGCGCATCGCCTACGCAAAAAAACACTATTCAGGTGACAACATCGATTTTATCTGCCGGGATGTCCATGAGCCATTAACAGACATCGGACAATTTGATTTTATCTGGGTCCGATTCGTACTGGAATACTATAAATCCACAAGCTTCGATATCGTCAAAAAGCTTACCGACATTTTGAAACCCGGCGGCATCCTTTGTTTAATTGATTTGGATTTGAACTCAATGAATCATTATGCACTGCCGCAAAATCTGGAAAACAGCCTACACGGTATGATACAGGCATTAGAGGATGAACGGGATTTTGATCCCTATGCCGGCCGTAAATTATACTCCTTTTTATATGATCTTAACTACACCCATATCAACATCGATATCAAAGCCCATCATATGATTTATGGAAAACTGCAGGAAAAGGATGAGTTTAACTGGATAACAAAAGTAATGGTGGCTGGAAAAAACTCGGGATACGATTTTTATAAGGATTTTAAAGACGGTTTTGACGGTTTCTACGCATCATTCAAGCGATTCTTTACGGATCCCCGCCGATTTACCTATACACCGGTCATCGCCTGCTGCGGTCGAAAACCGGTTTTACAGTTTTCATGA
- a CDS encoding metallophosphoesterase family protein: MMKSLSGKIGLLADSHGNLPATVAAIQRLQENGADQLYHLGDLFDSVRDNDFVTILNTLCNNCVISIKGNNDHQVAKALAKDKGSGLSDADHAFVVQYLQKMPIIKKIGNICLAHSLPYENIRALYEPMDDGTTSRAEQVFQDTDYFLTCCGHSHQPVLFRWRSGEVHREPMGEKYLISFSAADRYILIVGAVDNGECGLLDVDRWIYQRFRIDENGNGQAHSAGKSNNGE, from the coding sequence ATGATGAAATCGCTTTCCGGCAAAATAGGCCTGCTGGCCGATTCCCACGGCAATCTGCCGGCAACTGTCGCCGCAATCCAACGTCTGCAGGAAAACGGGGCCGATCAACTCTATCATCTGGGGGATTTGTTTGATTCCGTCAGGGATAACGATTTTGTGACCATCTTAAACACACTCTGCAACAATTGCGTGATAAGTATTAAAGGCAATAATGACCACCAGGTGGCGAAGGCACTTGCAAAGGACAAGGGTTCCGGTTTGTCGGACGCAGACCACGCCTTTGTTGTCCAGTATTTGCAGAAAATGCCAATAATTAAAAAAATCGGTAACATATGCCTCGCCCATTCTCTGCCGTATGAGAATATCCGCGCTCTGTATGAACCCATGGATGACGGCACCACGAGCCGGGCGGAACAGGTTTTCCAAGATACGGATTATTTTTTAACCTGCTGCGGCCATTCTCATCAGCCGGTGCTTTTTCGGTGGCGGTCCGGTGAAGTTCATCGAGAGCCGATGGGTGAAAAATATCTCATTTCATTTTCCGCTGCAGATCGCTATATTCTCATCGTGGGGGCGGTCGATAACGGGGAGTGCGGTCTGCTGGATGTTGATCGATGGATTTACCAGCGATTTCGGATTGATGAAAATGGTAACGGGCAAGCCCATAGCGCAGGAAAATCAAATAATGGAGAATAG